Sequence from the Diadema setosum chromosome 18, eeDiaSeto1, whole genome shotgun sequence genome:
AACACCAATAATTAGAATCCATGTCCTCAATCAAGCTTCTCATCATCGAACTGATGACCGGGAATTGTCCTGCTGATTCTGCAATGATCTATCCTTCTTATTTCCTATGCGATTCCGCGTCGCTGGTAAACTCCTCCACAATGGGCACTGTCGGTGATCCCTTTCCGCTTGACCCCTCCACATGTGGTCTGACCTGGATCGGGATGGTTCGCTCGGCAGCTTGGGCCAGGGCTAGCTTCGGAGCCTCCAAGGTGAGAATACCTTTCTCCGACAGGTAGCTTTTAACTAACCTGAGGTCCACGTCATCAGGCAGCGTGTACTGTCGATAGTATTCCCTCTGGACGAAGCCACCTTCTGGGGTACCCTCGCGGTGCTCAGCACGGACAGTGAGCTTATTGTCCTTAATCTTTACCTCGATGTCCTCGGGTTTATACGAGCTAACGTCAAGAGTCACTTGGAATCTCTGGCTATCGTATTCAATCTTGCTGGTCTGACGCTCACCTAGACCTTTAGGGGGACCAGAAGACTGGCTGGTCAGGGAGACAGGTGTGACGTAATAACCCTGGTAGAGGGTCGGCGAAGCAGGGTTTGAGTACCCGAACGTCGGCGTGGAAGCAGTGGGTTCCTCTAAGACTCGTCGTTCGGTCGTTCGTCTGGTCGTTGTTGTGGTTTTTACGGTGGACTGCCCTGGACCCGCAGACTGACTGGTCTGGATGTATGTGGTTTCTGGTTGTGATTGAGAGTAGCTCATCGTCGGCTGCTGATTTGGTTTGATGACCGTAGGTTCAGCATTAGGAGACAAGACGGTGATGGTAGGCATTTGCTGACCTCCGCTCTGCTGTACCTTATGCACTTCGACCGTAGGTTGGCCGAACTGCGGCGGGCCGGTGCTTGATATGGTTGGGGTCATCCCTCCCTGCCCAGAATTGATGCTATATTCCACCTTCGGGTGCGAGAACGGAATCTTTATTTCTATATTCATGATGTCGGCTTATTTATCTCTGAGTGAAAACGAGAAGAAAGTAATCCTAGCAAAAGGGGACAACCAGTACCAAAATGATGTCTGCGTCACGTTCGCGCGCCACAGGGAATCGTCTGGTCATTCAGAAATCTTGTCTgggaaacaaacaaatccaGTCGTCTACCCAAGATATGAAGTCACTGAACTATCGTACACCACCTCTTTCAGTCGTCAGCTCAGTCTCTCATCGAGTGTTATAGTCCAGATTTCTTTGCGTGTTATGGCATCCAATAGAACCTTCCGGAATCTCTCGAATAATCCAAACTTAAGCAGAGAAGCGACAGACGAACAGCAACCACATTTAAGTCACTCACTTCGTGTCGTTACGGGAATACAGACAGTCAGTGTGCTAAACGGTCTGGCCTATTTTGGTCAGCGTCGCCACTGTACACGAGCAGTCGTCAGCTATCACACGCCACCGAGACCACACGCCTTATCATAGCTGCACTTCCGTCTATCTGAACATTCCGGATAACAAAGCCTGCGATATTTCAAGTCAATTTGTCAAACTCGAGACTGTCTGATTATCCGACAAGAAGTTAAGCGGAATGTTCAATCTCCCTCTAAACCGGAATGAATGTTTATCTCGAGGAATTATTTCCGCTCGTAGCTCGCGAAGAAAGTGTGGCAGTCGAAGGGGAGTTAACTTCGTGGGCGCGCGCTTGCGGCTGCCGCCCACCAAGTGAAGTATATCAGCAAACGATCGCGGAGCACTTCTCACGAGTGTGTGTAgagtaagaaaaaaagaggagcaCCGCTCGTCTGCGTATATCTCGTGCAGATTTCGCAGAGCAGCTAGATTCTATATCGGGTCTCCTCGGGACGATACATTCCTCACCGCTCGCCCCTTGCTACACGCTGGTTTGCGGCGCTGGATACCAGGTGACGTGGCCTGAGCTGGTATGCCATCTATGTGGCTGTCTGCGGCGTCACTAACCGCTACAGCCTAGGGGTATAGGACTGGAGATGGGGatggaagggggtggggtggatcAGGTGTAGacggagggggaaggggagggagagagcgagaaagaaagaagaagagagaacgGAGGTAGATGGGAAACAAGTGAATTAAgatgaaaagaggaaaaatgaaaaaaacaaaaaacaaacaagctcATGGAGAGTTGTGTAAAACATAAGCGGGGCCGGCCAAGTGTCATGTAAAATACAACCATGAATTCATCAAATCCCATGTAAACGTGTCACCACACAGCTTTACATGCACTGCATTTACTGTAACGAATTAGCTAATGATGACCACACTCAAATGAACACTTGTAACAGGcctatttgatatctttattACAGATTAACACTAGCTTAACCTTTCCTtaaacatgtatacatgttcAGTGGCGGATCCCGGCGGGGCGCACCTtattttttgctaaaacaaaagaaataaaaagaaaaaaatacttacacagacatacacacccaaatatatatatgtacacacacacacacagacacaatcAAACATACTTTGAACTAATCAGAATAAGTACCGAAATATATTCAATTGTGCACACACTCTTAACTGGATAATCTTTTTAGACAATTTAGTTTAATAAACGTGAATTACAAAACAGTcgtctatttctttttcttatttaaaAGGTTGTACCCTTACTGCAGCAGTCTGATGATATCACAAAGAGTTGTAACCACCCGCCGCCCTGTAAGCTCTCCCATTTACTATAGTGACGTCAGCGCGGAGATTGCTCACTGCTTGAAGGCTAGGCTCCCTCATGGGCCAGGTAGGTTCATTAATATTCAGGACTTCATATTATAGAGTCACCTTTGTTTTCTACCATCTGGTGCTTTCCAGGCTTTACAACGCAGTAATCTCTTTTACCACAAAATGCACCAgcgaataaataaatgaataatactGTGAAAAAGTAGATAAATGAATtagtaaatgaataaagaaattaatttacaatggaaaaataaaggtagaaagaaagaaaactattACCAATAATGAATCTCCACTTCATAATAATTCGTCTCCAGTCCTCCTGAATGGTCCCTCACTTCGTGTTCCTCGCCCtgtaggcccgaattcacgaaggtggtacaaatgaaaccatggtttaaaccatggacaaaaaccatggagcgccaagagttgcatggaatatttcgttacgaaatcagtcatttcgtcgatgaaatgattattttgtaatgaaatgacaacattttgtaactaaccGAACACTTCATccacgaaatggtcattttatcgacgaaatgaccaatttcgtaacgaaatattccgtgcaacacttggcgctccatgttttttgtccatggtttaaaccatggtttcatttgtaccacctttgtgaattcgggccaaagaggCGACAGCCgttttcacaaaatgacaacTTTTTCTGCCCTGACATCTCCCACTGCGATCTTCCTAACTCAGTCTTCCTTCGACCACGGTCACGAGCAGGCGACTTCGCCTTCGACCTGGAAAGACCCGGAAGGTGCAGCGAGGATCTTGAGGCCAGCTCCTGTCCGTTTGACAAGGCTCAAGAGCCGATCTAGGACTATGAGTGGGGAAGAACTCAAGACTGGCATTCAGAACAAGATGGAGCTGGccgggcagaaaaaaaaaagagttattaTTAGCAAGTTTTAAAAACTGATATGAGTGTAAAAATCTGCAACACTTCTTCACAGTTTGTACTGAGTGTGATCAAGCAAATTAATGtccgtgtgtttgtgtgtttagaCTAGACTACACGATAGCATAGAAATGACCTGATTTTcaatcttttgtttgttttactttacaGTTGATTTCACATCGCGCAAACACTATGATGGTAGACAGAGAACTTCGTGTATATGACGTCAAGACGAAAGCTGACGTCATCCCAAAGGAGAAAGCCAAGAGGTTGGCCAGGAAGTTTGGAGGGTCAAAGTTCATGCAGGAGTTGGGGAGGATGGAGAACAAAAAGAAGGCTGagatgaagaggaggaagagagaagTCGCCAAGAGGGGGAGGGATATGAGTTGATGAAGATGTTGATGAAGAGTTGGCGAAGCTGCTGAAATCCCTCCTTAAATTTTACTTGATATCGAAATCTATTGCCTGTAGAAACTGACTAAAATATATCTgttgaatatgaataaaaagtgataaaaaacTTGGAATGTATTGTTATGtaatttctctttcctttttacAATGATATGAAAGTGATGCATTGGCAAGGAGAATCAGGAATAGAAAACTTTGTAGTGATAAAGTCCAACggtcaaaaaaagaaatatgccaGAATATTTTCGTAAATACTTGATTTGGGCAGTTGTCGGAGTGTGAGCTTACTGAGGTAACATCGTTACGTATGGTGTGGAGATAGGACAGGTTTAGTACGAAACAAGCGGAATATAGTCATCTAAGTGATTAGTAAATAAAGAAGACGCGATCATTTTGGGGAAATACTTTATCATCAATTTGCAGGAAATATTTCAGGAAAATATGAATGGAGGTATGAACGAATGCTTGCATGAGTAAGAGAAGGAACATACTTATCGTAAGTA
This genomic interval carries:
- the LOC140241997 gene encoding uncharacterized protein; amino-acid sequence: MNIEIKIPFSHPKVEYSINSGQGGMTPTISSTGPPQFGQPTVEVHKVQQSGGQQMPTITVLSPNAEPTVIKPNQQPTMSYSQSQPETTYIQTSQSAGPGQSTVKTTTTTRRTTERRVLEEPTASTPTFGYSNPASPTLYQGYYVTPVSLTSQSSGPPKGLGERQTSKIEYDSQRFQVTLDVSSYKPEDIEVKIKDNKLTVRAEHREGTPEGGFVQREYYRQYTLPDDVDLRLVKSYLSEKGILTLEAPKLALAQAAERTIPIQVRPHVEGSSGKGSPTVPIVEEFTSDAESHRK